A genome region from Erigeron canadensis isolate Cc75 chromosome 3, C_canadensis_v1, whole genome shotgun sequence includes the following:
- the LOC122593515 gene encoding putative pectinesterase/pectinesterase inhibitor 22 encodes MTPLHSFVCSLIFLPFIILVSSQTLSHQEQTIENPLILQACSNIRDRNACLANLKSFLDNHNVVNQKPDSILRAALKATINETQLAMQKFTKFASLSSTSREQIAIEDCKELLDFSVSELAWSLAEMKEIRAGSQNPHSQGNLKAWLSAALSNQDTCLEGFEGTNRHLETFIKGSLTQVTQLISNVLALYTQLHILPFKPPRNYGGQTNTFFPKWMTKGDKELMLASPEGMHVDVVVALDGSGRFRSISEAINDAPDHSIRRYVIYAKRGVYKENIDMKKKKTNIMLIGDGIGATVITGDRNFMQGWTTFRTATVAVSGKGFIARDITFRNTAGPQSHQGVALRVDSDQSAFYRCSMEGYQDTLYAHSLRQFYRECSISGTIDFIFGNGAAVLQNCKIYTREPLPLQKVTITAQGRKNPNQNTGFSIQDSFVYATKPTYLGRPWKEYSRTVFMNTYMSSMVQPQGWLEWYGNFALSTLWYGEYRNYGPGAALSGRVRWPGYHMAMDASTADSFTVRRFIDGLAWLPATGVTFSAGLSN; translated from the exons ATGACACCACTTCATAGTTTTGTTTGTTCTCTTATTTTCTTACCCTTTATCATACTTGTATCATCTCAAACCTTAAGCCATCAGGAACAAACCATAGAAAACCCATTGATTCTTCAAGCATGCAGCAATATTAGAGATAGAAACGCGTGTCTCGCGAATCTCAAATCATTTCTCGACAACCATAACGTGGTTAACCAAAAGCCTGACTCGATCCTGAGAGCCGCCCTTAAGGCAACAATTAATGAGACACAATTAGCCATGCAAAAGTTTACCAAGTTTGCCTCATTATCCTCAACTTCACGAGAGCAAATCGCGATTGAGGACTGCAAGGAACTCCTAGATTTCTCGGTTTCTGAGCTTGCATGGTCCTTAGCCGAAATGAAGGAGATTCGAGCCGGGTCTCAAAACCCTCATTCCCAAGGAAATCTAAAAGCATGGCTAAGTGCTGCTTTAAGCAATCAAGATACATGTCTTGAAGGTTTTGAGGGGACAAATAGACACCTTGAGACCTTCATAAAAGGAAGCTTAACACAAGTCACACAACTAATTAGTAATGTATTGGCTTTATATACTCAACTACATATCCTACCCTTCAAACCACCTAGAAATTATGGGGGTCAAACTAATACCTTCTTTCCAAAGTGGATGACGAAAGGCGACAAAGAACTGATGCTTGCAAGTCCAGAAGGGATGCACGTAGACGTGGTGGTGGCGTTGGATGGGTCTGGACGTTTTCGTTCCATTTCTGAAGCCATCAATGATGCACCGGATCATAGTATACGTAGATATGTGATATATGCTAAAAGAGGAGTTTATAAAGAGAATATAgatatgaagaagaaaaagaccAACATAATGCTCATAGGTGATGGCATTGGAGCCACGGTTATAACAGGAGATCGAAATTTCATGCAAGGATGGACTACATTTCGTACAGCCACCGTTG CTGTCTCGGGTAAGGGATTTATAGCTAGAGACATTACATTCCGGAATACTGCTGGTCCGCAGAGCCACCAAGGTGTTGCACTGCGTGTGGATTCGGATCAGTCTGCATTCTATCGGTGCAGCATGGAAGGCTACCAAGACACTCTTTATGCACATTCTCTCCGTCAATTCTATCGTGAATGCAGCATTTCTGGAACTATAGACTTCATCTTTGGAAATGGTGCAGCTGTCCTTCAAAACTGCAAAATCTACACCAGGGAGCCTCTGCCACTACAAAAGGTAACCATCACGGCTCAAGGCCGTAAGAACCCCAATCAGAATACCGGGTTTTCAATCCAAGATAGCTTTGTTTATGCAACAAAGCCGACTTATTTAGGAAGGCCATGGAAAGAATACTCTAGGACCGTGTTCATGAACACATACATGAGTTCAATGGTCCAGCCACAAGGGTGGCTAGAATGGTATGGGAACTTTGCATTGAGCACATTGTGGTATGGTGAGTATAGGAATTATGGTCCTGGGGCAGCATTGTCAGGTCGGGTTCGATGGCCTGGTTACCACATGGCTATGGATGCATCAACGGCTGATTCTTTTACTGTTCGACGTTTTATTGATGGGTTAGCATGGTTACCAGCAACTGGAGTAACATTTTCAGCTGGTTTATCTAATTAG
- the LOC122591752 gene encoding pectinesterase-like has translation MDGKGRTKLAILTMAFVVLLAVAVALIVMTHRYSDEPKDEKAQHDDDVKASIKAVCENTDYQKTCINSLTKAHTQSTDPYDHVKTIFEVTIQQLEAAVKNSSLVKEIHADPRTNDALESCTELAGLAVSDLKRSFEDINIFNLNDIGQALTQLKIWMSGAITYEQTCLDGFEKTEGDSGEKMEKLLNESMELTSNCLALVTDFSQMFQSFGAPQAAANRRLLSLFNNDHNIPEWVDSRDRRFLKEAPTNIKPDVTIAQDGSGNFVSINEALKLVPVKGEKTFVMYIKEGIYNEIVRIPKNLTHILVIGDGQDKTRITGSLNFIDGVSTYHTATVAVAGDFFMARDIGFENTAGPEKHQAVALRVSADRAIFYRCCMDGYQDTLYAHTYRQFYRECTISGTIDFVFGDSAAVFQNCIMVVRKPMDNQNCIVTAQGRKEIRQPTGLVLQNCSIMADPVYFPVRMQLKSYLGRPWKQYSRTIIMESFIDDLIQPQGWLPWNESFAFDTLFYSEFNNHGPGSSKLERVKWPGIKELTEKRVSRFTPGKFIIGDSWIPQTGVPYTSSFMFEPPKDDSKDHDDEKSKDKEKEKEK, from the exons ATGGATGGCAAAGGAAGGACAAAACTTGCCATACTCACGATGGCTTTTGTGGTGCTTCTTGCCGTTGCGGTTGCATTGATTGTCATGACACACAGATACTCTGATGAGCCAAAAGATGAAAAAGCGCAACACGATGATGATGTTAAAGCCTCCATTAAAGCGGTTTGTGAGAATACTGATTACCAGAAAACTTGCATTAATAGTCTTACAAAAGCACACACCCAATCAACCGATCCTTATGACCATGTAAAAACtatctttgaggtcaccattcagcAACTTGAGGCTGCGGTTAAAAATTCCTCGCTCGTTAAAGAAATCCATGCAGACCCAAGAACAAATGATGCTCTCGAGAGTTGCACGGAACTTGCAGGCCTTGCTGTTAGCGATTTGAAGAGATCTTTTGAGGATATCAATATTTTCAATCTTAATGATATTGGCCAAGCTCTCACACAATTGAAGATATGGATGAGCGGCGCTATAACCTATGAACAAACATGCCTAGATGGGTTTGAAAAAACAGAAGGAGATTCGGGTGAGAAAATGGAAAAGTTGTTAAACGAGTCTATGGAGTTAACTAGCAACTGCCTTGCCTTGGTCACAGATTTTTCACAAATGTTTCAATCATTTGGCGCACCACAGGCTGCTGCTAACCGTCGTTTGCTCTCCCTATTCAATAATGACCACAATATTCCCGAATGGGTGGATTCTAGAGACCGGAGATTTCTGAAGGAAGCACCCACGAACATCAAACCAGATGTCACTATTGCGCAAGATGGGAGTGGAAACTTCGTATCAATTAATGAAGCTTTGAAACTAGTTCCTGTCAAAGGGGAGAAGACGTTTGTGATGTACATTAAAGAGGGCATATACAATGAGATAGTCCGTATTCCGAAAAACTTAACTCATATACTGGTAATCGGAGATGGCCAAGATAAAACAAGAATCACCGGAAGCTTGAACTTTATAGATGGCGTTAGCACTTACCACACCGCTACTGTTG CTGTGGCTGGAGATTTTTTCATGGCCAGGGACATTGGGTTTGAGAACACAGCAGGTCCTGAAAAGCACCAAGCTGTGGCATTGCGGGTTAGTGCAGATAGAGCAATTTTCTACCGTTGTTGCATGGACGGTTACCAAGATACCCTTTATGCACACACCTACCGCCAGTTTTATCGTGAATGCACCATCTCTGGCACCATTGACTTTGTATTTGGTGATAGTGCAGCCGTGTTCCAAAACTGCATCATGGTTGTCCGAAAACCAATGGATAACCAGAATTGCATTGTCACGGCTCAAGGTAGAAAGGAAATTCGACAGCCAACTGGGCTTGTACTGCAAAACTGCAGCATTATGGCTGATCCTGTTTACTTTCCCGTGAGAATGCAATTGAAATCTTATCTTGGGCGTCCATGGAAACAGTATTCAAGAACAATTATAATGGAATCCTTCATTGATGATTTGATTCAACCTCAAGGGTGGTTGCCATGGAATGAATCTTTTGCTTTTGATACACTTTTTTATAGTGAGTTTAATAACCATGGCCCGGGATCTTCTAAGTTAGAACGTGTAAAATGGCCCGGTATCAAGGAGCTAACAGAGAAACGAGTAAGTCGTTTCACACCAGGAAAATTCATCATCGGTGATTCATGGATCCCACAAACCGGTGTGCCTTACACTTCAAGTTTCATGTTTGAACCGCCAAAAGATGATTCTAAAGACCACGACGATGAGAAATCTAAAgataaagagaaagaaaaggagaaa
- the LOC122594024 gene encoding F-box protein PP2-B13-like: protein MAMTLSMLPEDCVSTIVSLTSPPDACRLMLVSSSLHSALESDIVWARFLPSDLPRILERSHTQLLNFSSRKELYFQLCDSIFIDGGLRNFSLNKLSGKKCCVLSAKALSISLSNEPNHWTWTTNSSSRFSEVIELKTITNLEIEGNIKTDDLSPNTKYGAYLIIKVSACAFGLDSIPCEISISKNERPVTNTVYLCPLDDKKERLESLFFMNRRRMMEKRVMVEGEGRRPSKREDGWIEIELGEFFVGEKSEEVKMSLMEVKGHQLKGGLIIEGIEIRPKC from the exons ATGGCAATGACATTGAGCATGTTACCAGAAGATTGTGTTTCAACAATTGTATCTTTAACATCTCCACCGGATGCATGTAGATTAATGCTTGTATCTTCTTCGTTACATTCGGCTCTTGAATCCGATATAGTTTGGGCACGATTCTTGCCATCCGATCTCCCTCGTATTCTTGAAAGATCACACACTCAATTGCTCAACTTTTCTTCTAGGAAAGAATTGTATTTCCAGCTTTGTGATTCCATTTTCATTGATGGTGGGCTTAGG AATTTTTCACTAAACAAACTTAGTGGAAAAAAGTGTTGTGTTTTATCAGCAAAGGCACTTTCCATATCCTTAAGCAATGAACCAAATCATTGGACATGGACTACTAATTCTTCATCACG ATTTTCCGAGGTGATCGAGCTTAAAACAATAACCAACTTAGAAATCGAAGGAAATATAAAAACCGATGATTTATCTCCTAACACGAAATATGGTGCTTATCTCATAATCAAGGTTTCTGCTTGTGCATTCGGGTTGGATTCTATTCCATGTGAGATATCAATCTCAAAGAATGAACGCCCTGTTACCAACACGGTTTATTTATGCCCTCTAGATGACAAAAAAGAACGACTTGAGTCGTTGTTTTTTATGAACCGGAGGAGAATGATGGAGAAACGGGTGATGGTCGAGGGAGAAGGTCGTCGTCCGAGCAAGAGGGAGGATGGATGGATAGAAATTGAACTTGGTGAATTCTTTGTTGGAGAGAAAAGTGAAGAGgttaaaatgagtttaatggaAGTTAAGGGTCATCAACTAAAAGGGGGACTTATCattgaaggaattgaaatcaGGCCAAAAtgttga
- the LOC122593820 gene encoding F-box protein PP2-B15-like — translation MAMTLNMLPEDCVSTIVSLTSPPDACRLMLASSTLHSSIESDLVWARFLPSDLSRILERSQTQLINFSSRKELYFQLCDSILIDGGLRSFSLNKVSGKKCCVLSAKTLSISLSNEPNHWTWTTHSTSRFSNVIELKSASNIEIEGRINTNDLSPNTTYGSYLIINVSNRAFGLDSIACEISVSKNECSTKNTAYLTPLDNKKQQFESLFFMNRRRMMEKRVVVEGEGRRPSKREDGWIEIELGEFFVGNKSEEVKMSLMEVKGHQLKGGLIIEGIEVRPKH, via the exons atgGCCATGACATTGAACATGCTACCAGAAGATTGTGTTTCAACAATTGTATCTTTAACATCTCCACCGGATGCATGTAGATTAATGCTTGCTTCTTCTACGTTGCATTCGTCTATTGAATCCGATTTAGTTTGGGCACGATTCTTGCCATCGGATCTTTCTCGGATTCTTGAAAGATCACAAACTCAATTAATCAACTTTTCTTCTAGAAAAGAATTGTATTTTCAGCTTTGTGATTCCATTCTCATTGATGGTGGGCTTAGG AGTTTTTCACTAAACAAAGTTAGTGGGAAAAAATGTTGTGTTTTATCAGCAAAGACACTTTCCATATCCTTAAGCAATGAACCAAATCATTGGACATGGACTACCCATTCTACATCAAG ATTTTCCAATGTGATCGAGCTTAAATCTGCATCTAACATAGAAATCGAAGGAAGAATAAACACCAATGATTTATCTCCAAACACGACATATGGTTCTTATCTCATTATCAACGTTTCTAATCGTGCATTCGGGTTGGATTCTATCGCATGTGAGATATCAGTCTCAAAGAACGAATGCTCAACTAAAAACACGGCTTATTTAACCCCTCTAGATAACAAAAAGCAACAATTTGAATCATTGTTTTTTATGAACCGGAGGAGAATGATGGAGAAACGGGTGGTGGTCGAGGGAGAAGGCCGTCGTCCGAGCAAGAGAGAGGATGGATGGATCGAAATTGAACTTGGTGAATTCTTTGTTGGAAATAAAAGTGAAGAGgttaaaatgagtttaatggaAGTTAAGGGTCATCAACTAAAAGGAGGACTTATCATTGAAGGAATTGAAGTTAGGCCTAAACACTAA